DNA from Krasilnikovia cinnamomea:
AGCCGGCAGCCGTACCGGCAGTGTCGACCGAGCAGAGTGCCGCCGCCGGGGCGAAGCCGGCAGCCGTACCGGCCAAGCCGGCGGCTCCGGCAGCGCCTGGCGCTCGCGACGCGAAGCCTGCGACGACCGCTCCGGCGGGGGCGAAGTCCGATATCGCGCCAGGTGCCGCGACGGCGAACACCGCCACCCCGACGGGCCGTCGCACGGAACCCACCGCCGTGGACACCACCGCCAAACGGATGCCCAAGAGGGGGCCGGACGCGGCCCCATCGGCGGAGACCGGAAAGGACCCCGCCCCGTCGGTACCCAACCAGGTCGCGCCGGTATCGGGTGTACCGAGTACCGGGCGGGCCACCGGCGGCGTCTCGGCCGGTAAGGGCTCTCCGAGCGATCCGGGTGCGCTGAAGGGCCCCTCGGTGTCCGCGAACTCGCCGTCGACCAGGAAGTCCGCCGGGGCATCCAGCGCCACGGACGAGCAGCCCGCGCCCACCGGCGCGAAGGCGACGACGCGGGCCACGGTCCGTCCAGCGGCAGCTCCACCTTCGGCGGGACCGGTGCCGGGTAGCCGCCCGGCTGTCCCTACCCCAGCCCAACCGTCGACGCCGCCCACGGCCGTGGCCGCCACACCCGTCGCCGCTGCGCCTCGCGCCGCGTCCCCCAAGGCTGCGTCGGGCGCCGCTTCCGCGTCGGGCGCCGCTTCTGCGTCGGGCGCCGCTTCTGCGTCGGGCGCCGCTTCGGCGGTCAGTGCCCCACCCGTCGCCAGCGTCGCTTCCGCGGCCAGCGCTGCACCCGAGGTCGGCGCCGCACCCGAGGCCGGCGTTTCTCCCCCGCCCGGCGTGACCGGCGCCCGGAAGGCTCCCGCAAGCGGTATCGGCGGGCAACGCTCCGGTGGCGCCCGCACGGCACTGGGCCGCAAGACCGGACTCGGCACGGCCGCCTCGGCCGGTCCGGCGGCGACGGGCGCGGCCGCTGCGCAGACGGCAGACGGCGGTCCGAGCACGCCAGCGACGGTGGACGCCGCCAAGGATGCCAAGCCCTCGGCCCTGGCGAACTACCAGGAGGAGGTGGCGAAACTCCTGGCTCGCGGTACGACGCCCACTCGCCGCAAACGAGGGGCGTCCGACGAGGATGGCAAGCAGCCGACCGCCAAACCGGTCGCCCGGGGGGCGGCAAAACGCCCGACAAAGGACTGACCGGACTCACTGCCCGTACCGAGGGCCGCCCAGCCGGGTGGCCCTCGGCGTCGATCCGGCAACGGTCCAATGACTGACCGTCGCGTCGACCTGATCGACACGGCGGGACTCCGGCGCGCATGAATGGGCCCCCCGCGCTGCCGACGCGGAGGGCCCATTACCGGGGGAACGGAGTAACCGAAGGGGGTTTCGTCCGTTAAGCACAGTTTAGCCAACGTCAGGTATGGCTGGGAAGTTATCGCCCAAAATCGGGCATAACAAACTGAACGTCCCCGACAGGCGGGTATGGCCGACGGCGCAGCGCACCGACCGGCCGACGCGTAGGCTGTCCGCGTGGCGGATCTTCTGGTGTGGATCGATTGTGAGATGACGGGTCTCGACCTTGGCAAAGACGCGTTGATCGAGGTGGCCGCGTTGGTCACCGACCCCGATCTCAACGTGCTCGGTGAGGGCATCGACCTCGTCATTCACGCCGACGACGCGGCGCTCGACGCCATGCCCGAGGTCGTCCGCGACATGCACGCCAAATCCGGCCTCACTGAGGAGGTACGCCGCTCCGCGATCACGATCGCCGAGGCGGAGGACGCCGTCCTGACGTACGTACGCGAATTCGTGCCGTCCCCGCGCACCGCGCCCCTGTGCGGCAACTCGATCGCGACGGACCGGGGCTTCCTGGCGCGCGACATGCCGACCCTCGACGCGTACCTGCACTACCGGATGATCGATGTCTCCTCGATCAAGGAGCTGTGCCGCCGCTGGTACCCGCGGGTGTACTTCGGTCAGCCCGCCAAGGGTCTGGCCCACCGCGCCCTCGCGGACATCCGGGAGAGCATCCGTGAGCTCGAGTACTACCGCCGGACGGTGTTCGTTCCGCCGCCCGGCCCGGATGTGGAGACGGCCCGGGCGATCGGGGCCGAGCTGTAGCCCGCGGCGGTCGTCAGGCGGTCTGCGGGGCGCGCCGGGAACCCGCTCGACGTCCGTCCGGCGACTGTGGCTATGATTGTCCGGCGCGCGCCGCGGTGAATGCCGCAGCGAGGGGCATGGTGGTCGTAGCTCAGCTGGTAGAGCACCGGGTTGTGGTCCCGGATGTCGCGGGTTCGAGCCCCGTCGATCACCCCAAGCTAGTCACATGTGGCAGCGAATCAGGCCCGGTCCAAGACCGGGCCTGAGTGCTGTCCAGGCGATCACGACCCCGGGGTGGATGAGCGCGGCGTCCTCAGCCGGCGGTCTCCAGGCCCGAGTCGACGCAGACCTGGGACATCTCCGCGGCCGCTGCACTGACCGCCGCCACCGCGTCGGGCTCGTCGGCGGTGCCGTGGGCGGCCACCGCGGCGGCGTACGCCTCACCGAGCCGGCGCGCCGCGTCGGCGACCGGGGCGTCCGCGGTCGTACTGGCCGCCACGATGCTGTCGACCACCCCGGGCTGCATCAGGGTGGCGTCCGTGATCGCCTGGGTCAGCCTGGCGCAGGTGATCGTGCCCGGCGGGTCGTCCACGGCCGCGCTGGCGCTGGTCGGTGCCGGGCTGCTGGCCGGTGGCGGGGAACCGCCGCCGCATCCGGTAAGCAGGAGGGCGAGCAGCACGACAGCGATGGGTGATCGCGGCATCAGCCCAGCGTAGGTGCACCCGGGCCGCCTGACCGGAACACCACCCCCACGTGGCCCGCGCGACGGAACGCCGCGGGCCCCGGCCGAGTGACGACCGGGGCCCGCGGTGGTGCCGTGGATCAGGACAGCGCGCTGCCCTGCTTGTACTGGTCCCAGCTCATGTTCCAGTCGGTCCAGCCGTTGCCGTTCTTCAGCTTGCTGCCGGTGCCGCTGACCGTGACCGGGTCGCCCATCATCGTGCGGTCGAAGAGCCACTTGCCCATCTTCTCGCTGACGTTGATGCAGCCGTGCGACACGTTGGTACGGCCCTGCACGCCCTCGGACCACTTCGCCGCGTGGATGAACTGGCCGCTCCAGGTGATCCGCTGCGCGAAGTCAATCTTGGTGCGGTAGCCCTCCTCCGGGCCCAGCTCGGCGATCGTGTCGAAGACGGTGTGTTCCTTCTTCTCCATGACGACCATCGTGCCGCTCGACGACGGGGTGCTCGGCTTGCCCAGGCTCACCGGGATGGTGTTGATGACCTTTCCGTCCTGACGGACTGTCATCCGCTTGGTCTTGTTCTCCACCGTCATCACGAAACTCCGGCCGATCTTGAGGTCGACGCCCAGGTCGGAGCGGCCGTACCAGTCGTTGCCCATCGGAACGCCCGCGAGCTTGACCTGGTAGGAAACCTTGCTGTACGGCTTCCAGTACGTTTTCGGCCGGTAGTGGATCTCCGTGGGGCTGATCCAGTGCCAGGTGCCTTCCTGCTGCGGCGTTGCGTTGACGGTCATCCGCTTCTCGACGTCGCCGCGGTACTTCTCCGGCACGGAACGGCCGAAGCGCACGATCAGCGGCATGCCCACGCCGACGACCTGCCCGTCACCGAGGAAGCTGGAGACACGTACCTGCTTCGACGGCTTCGCCATGGTGGTGAAGGAGGCCGTCGAGGTGCCGGACTTGCCCTCGGTCGCGGTGCCGGTCACGGTCACCGTGTACGTGGTGCCGTAGTTCAGCGCCTTGGCCGGGCGGAACACCTTGGCGTCCTTGTCCAGCTCGCCCTTGACCGCGTCGCCGTCGGCGTCCTTGACCTCGACCGACGTGTTCTCCGGGTCCTCGCTGTCGTACTTGATGTCGGTGATCGCCACGACGTCCTTGGCGTCCGGCGCCGGCGTGGTGACTGCCACGGTGCTCTGGGTCGGCGTCGGAGACGGGGACTGGGCGTTGCCGCCGCTTCCCTGCGAGCCGTTCTGCCACGAGGGCGACTTGTCGCCGCTGCATCCCGCGCTGAGCAGAACGACGCCGGCCGCCACCGCGGCCGCTGCTACCCGCCACGGCCGTCGGCCGGCCCGGGCGGCCGGACGGGCTGTATCCAAGCCCGTCGACCTAACTCCACTCGTACCCATGTTCTCCCCACCGTGATGTCGTCCGGCGCCCATCTTCTCTCATGAATGCCAGGGCACCAATCCCGGATTCGTGCCGCGGTGGGGCCGGGCGAGGGCGCAAAACGGCCGCGAACACCCATTCGGCCGTGCAGCGGATGTTCTGCGTCCCGGGCGGGGAGGATCAGATCACTTGAGGTCGGCAGGGACCGGAAGTGCGCTGCCCTTGATGAAGTTTTCCCAGCTCAGGTCCCATGCCGTCCAGCCGTTGCCCTGGACCAGCTTGTCGCCCGTGCCCCGCACCGTGATCGGGTCACCGATCAGCGTGTGGTCGAACAGCCACCGGGCGTTCGACGGGGAAACATTGACACAGCCGTGCGAAACATTGCGGTGACCTTGGGCACCCACTGACCAGGAAGCCGAGTGCACGTACTGTCCGCTCCAGGTCAGTCGCTGCGCGTAGTCAATGTTCATCCGGTAGCCGTTGGCGCCGTCGGTGTCCGTCGTGTCGAACACCGTCGACGTGTGCTTGTCCATCACGACCATCGTGCCGCTCGAGGACGGGGTGCTCGGCTTGCCCAGGCTCACCGGAATGGTCCGGACCACCTTGCCCTCCCGCAGCACCGTCATCTTCTTCGTCTTGTTCTCGACCTTCATCTCGAAGCTGCGGCCGATCTTCGCGGTGGCGGCCCGGTCCTTGGTGCCATAGCGTCCGCCGCCGGTCGGCAGGCCACCCACTGCGAGACGCACCTTGAGCTGCGTGCCGGGCTGCCAGAACTTCGGCGCCCGGTAGTAGGCCTGCGTGCCGCTCGAGGTCCACGACCAGGCGCCGGGCTGCGGCGGGTCGGTCTGCACGAACATCCGCTTCTGTACGGCGGCCCGGTCCTTCTTCTTGATCCCGGGGTTGAACTCGGCCACCACCGGCATCGCCACTCCGTACGTGTGATCGTCGAAGAGGTACAGCCCCGTGCCGGTCCGGCGGGCCGGCTCGGGCATCGTGGTGAAGGTGGTCGTCGCGGTCGTCGTGGCGCCGCCCGGGTCGGCGGCGGTGACCGTCGCCGCGTACCGCTGCTTGTGCTTGAGGGGCTTGGCGGGCACCCAGGCCGAGCCGTCCGGGCGCAGCGTGCCCGCGACCGTCCCGCCCTTGGCGTCGCGCAGCGTGACCGTCTTGACCGTGCCGCCGGCGAGCTTGAGCCCGATCTCGGTGCTGACCGGCAGGTCCTTCTTGCCCGTCGCCGGGGTGATGGCGAGCGCGAGCGGAACCGTGGCCGCCACGGGCTGCGGCGCGGCCGTTGGGGGTGCGCTCGACGTCTGCGGGTCGGGCGAGGCATCCGCGCCTCCCGTGCATGCGGTCAGGGCGAAGACCGCCACGACCCCGACCGCTACCAG
Protein-coding regions in this window:
- the orn gene encoding oligoribonuclease, which encodes MADLLVWIDCEMTGLDLGKDALIEVAALVTDPDLNVLGEGIDLVIHADDAALDAMPEVVRDMHAKSGLTEEVRRSAITIAEAEDAVLTYVREFVPSPRTAPLCGNSIATDRGFLARDMPTLDAYLHYRMIDVSSIKELCRRWYPRVYFGQPAKGLAHRALADIRESIRELEYYRRTVFVPPPGPDVETARAIGAEL
- a CDS encoding L,D-transpeptidase, producing the protein MDTARPAARAGRRPWRVAAAAVAAGVVLLSAGCSGDKSPSWQNGSQGSGGNAQSPSPTPTQSTVAVTTPAPDAKDVVAITDIKYDSEDPENTSVEVKDADGDAVKGELDKDAKVFRPAKALNYGTTYTVTVTGTATEGKSGTSTASFTTMAKPSKQVRVSSFLGDGQVVGVGMPLIVRFGRSVPEKYRGDVEKRMTVNATPQQEGTWHWISPTEIHYRPKTYWKPYSKVSYQVKLAGVPMGNDWYGRSDLGVDLKIGRSFVMTVENKTKRMTVRQDGKVINTIPVSLGKPSTPSSSGTMVVMEKKEHTVFDTIAELGPEEGYRTKIDFAQRITWSGQFIHAAKWSEGVQGRTNVSHGCINVSEKMGKWLFDRTMMGDPVTVSGTGSKLKNGNGWTDWNMSWDQYKQGSALS
- a CDS encoding L,D-transpeptidase, producing the protein MVGRQRSLVAVGVVAVFALTACTGGADASPDPQTSSAPPTAAPQPVAATVPLALAITPATGKKDLPVSTEIGLKLAGGTVKTVTLRDAKGGTVAGTLRPDGSAWVPAKPLKHKQRYAATVTAADPGGATTTATTTFTTMPEPARRTGTGLYLFDDHTYGVAMPVVAEFNPGIKKKDRAAVQKRMFVQTDPPQPGAWSWTSSGTQAYYRAPKFWQPGTQLKVRLAVGGLPTGGGRYGTKDRAATAKIGRSFEMKVENKTKKMTVLREGKVVRTIPVSLGKPSTPSSSGTMVVMDKHTSTVFDTTDTDGANGYRMNIDYAQRLTWSGQYVHSASWSVGAQGHRNVSHGCVNVSPSNARWLFDHTLIGDPITVRGTGDKLVQGNGWTAWDLSWENFIKGSALPVPADLK